In Trifolium pratense cultivar HEN17-A07 linkage group LG7, ARS_RC_1.1, whole genome shotgun sequence, a genomic segment contains:
- the LOC123899605 gene encoding putative pentatricopeptide repeat-containing protein At3g13770, mitochondrial has translation MFLTRRKHVLHSIHQSFYSNSRTLTISTTHIHLQQPLLQMALTGFNMKFQNYNELLNECVHKKAFREGQRVHAHMIKTRYLPSVFLRTRLIVLYTKCDSLGDARHVFDEMHERNVVSWTAMISAYSQRGYASQALNLFIQMLRSGTEPNEFTFATVLTSCTSSLGFMLGRQIHSLIIKSNYEDHVFVGSSLLDMYAKDGKIHEAQTVFECLPERDVVSCTAIISGYAQLGLDEEALELFRRLQGEGMQSNYVTYTGVITALSGLAALDLGKQMHNHVLRSEIPSFVVLQNSLIDMYSKCGNLTYSRRIFDTMYERTVISWNAMLVGYSKHGEGREVLELFTLMRKEKKVKPDSVTILAVLSGCSHGGLEDRGLDIFQEMTSGKFGVEPKMEHYGCVVDLLGRSGRVEEALEFIKKMPFEPTAAIWGSLLGACRVHSNVDIGEFAGHQLLEIEPGNAGNYVILSNLYALAGRWEDVRSLRDLMLKKTVTKEPGRSWIELDQVLHTFHASDRSHPRREEIRVKVKELSVSFKEVGYVPDLSCVLHDVDEEQKEKILLGHSEKLALSFGLIATPESVPIRVIKNLRICVDCHNFAKYISKVYGREVSLRDKNRFHRIVGGKCSCGDYW, from the exons ATGTTTCTCACAAGACGTAAACATGTCTTACATTCAATCCACCAATCCTTCTATTCAAACTCACGCACTCTCACCATCTCCACCACTCACATTCACCTACAACAACCACTTCTACAAATGGCACTTACTGGCTTTAACATGAAGTTTCAAAACTACAACGAACTCTTGAACGAATGCGTGCATAAAAAGGCATTCAGAGAAGGCCAAAGAGTCCATGCCCACATGATTAAAACCCGTTATCTTCCTTCAGTGTTTCTCAGAACAAGGTTGATTGTATTATACACGAAATGTGACTCTTTGGGAGATGCCCGCCatgtgtttgatgaaatgcatGAACGGAATGTTGTGTCGTGGACTGCTATGATTTCGGCTTATTCTCAGAGAGGGTATGCCTCTCAAgctttgaatctttttattCAAATGTTAAGATCAG GTACGGAACCTAATGAGTTCACTTTTGCTACTGTGCTTACATCATGTACAAGTTCTCTGGGTTTCATGTTAGGGAGGCAAATCCACTCTCTTatcataaaatcaaattatgAAGATCATGTTTTTGTTGGCAGCTCACTCCTTGACATGTATGCCAAAGATGGTAAAATTCATGAAGCTCAAACGGTGTTTGAATGCTTGCCAGAAAGAGATGTAGTTTCTTGTACTGCTATAATCTCTGGATATGCACAACTTGGTTTGGATGAAGAGGCATTGGAGCTATTTCGCCGTTTGCAAGGGGAAGGAATGCAGTCAAATTATGTTACTTATACTGGTGTTATTACTGCGCTTTCTGGGCTTGCTGCTCTAGATCTCGGTAAACAGATGCACAACCATGTTCTTCGCTCTGAAATTCCCTCATTTGTGGTTCTCCAAAACTCATTGATTGACATGTACTCAAAATGTGGAAATCTCACTTACTCAAGAAGGATATTTGACACCATGTATGAGAGAACTGTTATCTCTTGGAATGCAATGCTTGTTGGGTATAGCAAACACGGAGAGGGAAGAGAAGTTCTTGAGCTCTTTACTTtaatgagaaaagaaaagaaagtcaaacccgACAGTGTCACAATTTTGGCTGTTTTGTCTGGATGCAGTCATGGAGGACTGGAAGACAGGGGACTGGATATTTTTCAGGAGATGACCAGTGGAAAATTTGGAGTTGAGCCAAAGATGGAGCACTATGGATGTGTTGTTGATTTGCTTGGTCGTTCTGGTAGAGTAGAAGAAGCTCTTGAGTTCATTAAAAAAATGCCTTTTGAGCCAACAGCTGCTATATGGGGTTCCCTTTTAGGTGCTTGCAGGGTACACTCAAATGTTGACATTGGTGAATTTGCAGGTCATCAACTTCTCGAAATTGAGCCTGGAAATGCTGGAAATTATGTTATTCTGTCTAATTTATATGCGTTGGCAGGAAGATGGGAAGATGTAAGATCACTAAGGGACCTCATGTTGAAGAAGACAGTAACAAAAGAGCCCGGAAGAAGCTGGATTGAGCTTGATCAAGTGCTTCATACTTTCCATGCAAGTGATCGCTCTCATCCAAGAAGAGAAGAGATACGTGTGAAAGTGAAGGAATTATCAGTTAGCTTTAAAGAGGTTGGTTACGTTCCTGATTTGAGTTGTGTTTTACATGATGTGGATGAGGAGCAGAAGGAGAAGATACTTCTAGGCCACAGTGAAAAGTTGGCTTTGTCTTTTGGTCTAATTGCTACTCCTGAAAGTGTTCCTATCCGTGTCATAAAAAATCTGCGTATTTGTG
- the LOC123896052 gene encoding magnesium-chelatase subunit ChlH, chloroplastic-like — protein MDDIMQNKENKIYRLEIFKSGRSKQERFSIDPITKKPFVNSVISLTGFAIVGGSARQDHPRAIEALMKLDVPYIVALPLVFQTTEEWLNSTLGLHPIQVALQVALPELDGGMEPIVFTSRDPKTGKSHALHKRVEQLCTRAIRWAELKRKTKEDKKLAITVFSFPPDKGNVRTAAYLKVMVTMLRSSGDFRSID, from the exons atggatGACATAAtgcaaaataaagaaaataagataTACCGACTAGAAATCTTCAAGAGTGGA AGAAGTAAGCAAGAGAGGTTCTCTATTGATCCTATTACTAAGAAACCGTTTGTTAATTCGGTGATATCTTTGACTGGTTTTGCTATTGTTGGAGGATCTGCTAGGCAAGATCATCCAAGGGCTATTGAAGCTTTGATGAAGCTTGATGTTCCTTATATTGTTGCATTGCCACTGGTTTTCCAAACAACTGAAGAATGGCTGAACAGTACTTTGGGTTTGCATCCAATTCAGGTTGCTCTTCAAGTTGCATTGCCTGAGCTAGATGGTGGCATGGAGCCAATAGTTTTCACCAGTCGAGATCCCAAAACTG GAAAATCTCATGCTCTTCACAAGAGAGTGGAGCAGCTATGCACCAGGGCAATCAGATGGGCtgaattgaagagaaaaacaaaG GAAGATAAGAAACTAGCAATTACTGTCTTCAGTTTCCCACCAGACAAAGGAAATGTAAGAACTGCTGCGTACCTAAAGGTGATGGTTACAATGTTGAGGTCTTCCGGAGACTTCAGAAGCATTGATTGA
- the LOC123896053 gene encoding magnesium-chelatase subunit ChlH, chloroplastic-like, with protein sequence MNVREYQALTPYSTALEENWGKPPGNLNADGKNLLHITVEKIFKADAVLNFGTHGSLEFMPGKQVGMSDVCYPDSLIGNIPNVYYYAANNPSEATLAKRWSYANTISYLTPPAENAG encoded by the exons ATGAATGTTCGTGAATACCAAGCTCTCACTCCCTATTCAACAGCATTAGAAGAAAATTGGGGAAAACCTCCCGGGAATCTGAATGCAGACGGAAAGAATCTATTG CATATTACTGTCGAGAAAATTTTCAAAGCTGATGCTGTTCTTAATTTCGGGACACACGGTTCCCTTGAATTCATGCCTGGAAAGCAGGTAGGGATGAGTGATGTATGTTACCCTGACAGTCTGATCGGGAATATTCCAAATGTCTATTACTATGCTGCAAACAACCCTTCCGAGGCTACCCTAGCCAAACGCTGGAGCTACGCAAATACAATAAGCTATCTGACTCCTCCGGCCGAAAATGCAGGTTAA
- the LOC123898950 gene encoding uncharacterized protein LOC123898950: MKRKNIDHDDVVVFGVRVSPGGCGGSRHLQDDVFTKNIINNSVTNDDVEDGVVFTNNSVCLCLSLAAADSVSCRFPFHCETSDDEIHFAKKRKISVQETNKNNICNAAPAVVHVPVPVARRPRNWNFSTGLVLYDDPWKIKKVLKRTDLGSNCNILIKSELAKDLIVPVLGGRQICENRDVRVPVWDLDTNSVHSLVFTIRPSNQSHVFKDTWIRDFVLRRNLKIGDEIGLLWDQYNRQFVFSVLRPYWVIKSEEINISSYDCG; this comes from the coding sequence ATGAAACGCAAGAACATCGAtcatgatgatgttgttgtttttggtgtCCGTGTCTCACCAGGTGGTTGTGGTGGTTCTCGTCATTTGCAAGATGATGTTTTTACCAAGAACATCATCAACAACTCTGTTACAAATGATGATGTTGAAGATGGTGTTGTTTTTACCAACAACTCTGTGTGTCTCTGTCTATCGTTAGCTGCTGCCGATAGTGTCTCTTGCCGTTTTCCATTCCATTGTGAGACAAGCGATGATGAAATCCATTTTGCAAAGAAACGAAAAATTTCCGTCCAAGAAACAAATAAGAACAACATATGCAATGCTGCTCCTGCTGTTGTTCATGTTCCTGTTCCTGTTGCAAGAAGACCAAGAAACTGGAATTTTTCAACCGGGTTGGTTCTTTACGATGATCCATGGAAAATCAAGAAAGTGTTGAAACGAACTGATCTTGGCAGTAATTGTAATATCTTGATCAAGAGTGAATTGGCCAAAGATTTAATTGTTCCGGTCTTGGGTGGTCGTCAAATTTGTGAGAATAGAGACGTTCGTGTTCCGGTATGGGATTTAGACACAAACTCTGTCCATTCTCTTGTTTTCACCATTCGCCCTTCGAATCAAAGCCATGTCTTTAAAGACACGTGGATAAGAGATTTCGTACTTCGAAGGAACTTAAAGATTGGAGATGAAATCGGATTACTTTGGGATCAATACAACCGTCAGTTTGTTTTCTCGGTTCTCCGTCCCTATTGGGTCATCAAGTCAGAGGAGATCAACATTAGTAGTTATGATTGTGGGTAG
- the LOC123900170 gene encoding putative pentatricopeptide repeat-containing protein At3g13770, mitochondrial: MFLTRRKHVLHSIHQSFYSNSRTLTISTTHIHLQQPLLQMALTGFNMKFQNYYELLNECVHKRAFREGQRVHAHMIKTRYFPPLFLRTRLIVFYTKCDSLGDARHVFDEMHERNVVSWTAMISAYSQRGYASQALNLFIQMLRSGTEPNEFTFATVLTSCTSSLGFILGRQIHSLIIKSNYEDHVFVGNSLIDMYAKDGKIREAQTVFECLPERDVVSCTAIISGYAQLGLDEEALELFRRLQGEGMQSNYVTYTCVITALSGLAALDLGKQMHNHVLRSEIPSFVVLQNSLIDMYSKCGNLTYSRRIFNTMYERTVMSWNAMLVGYSKHGEGREVLELFTLMRKENKVKPDSVTILAVLSGCSHGGLEDRGLNIFQEMTSGNFGVLPMMEHYGCVVDLLGRSGRVEEAFEFIKKMPFEPTAAIWGSLLGACRVHSNVDIGEFAGHQLLEIEPGNAGNYVNLSNLYALAGRWEDVRSLRDLMLKKTVTKEPGRSWIELDQVLHTFRASDRSHPRREEICVKVKELSVKFKEVGYVPDLSCVLHDVDEEQKEKILLGHSEKLALSFGLIATPESVPIRVIKNLRICVDCHNFAKYISKVYSREVSLRDKNRFHRIVEGKCSCGDYW; encoded by the exons ATGTTTCTCACAAGACGTAAACATGTCTTACATTCAATCCACCAATCCTTCTATTCAAACTCACGCACTCTCACCATCTCCACCACTCACATTCACCTACAACAACCACTTCTACAAATGGCCCTTACTGGCTTTAACATGAAGTTTCAAAACTACTACGAACTCTTGAACGAATGCGTGCATAAAAGGGCATTCAGAGAAGGCCAGAGAGTCCATGCCCACATGATTAAAACCCGTTATTTTCCTCCACTGTTTCTCAGAACAAGGTTGATTGTATTTTATACGAAATGTGACTCTTTGGGTGATGCTCGCCatgtgtttgatgaaatgcatGAACGGAATGTTGTGTCGTGGACTGCTATGATTTCGGCATATTCTCAGAGAGGGTATGCCTCTCAAgctttgaatctttttattCAAATGTTAAGATCag GTACGGAACCTAATGAGTTCACTTTTGCTACAGTGCTCACTTCATGTACAAGTTCTCTGGGTTTTATTTTAGGGAGGCAAATCCACTCTCTTatcataaaatcaaattatgAAGATCATGTTTTTGTTGGCAACTCACTCATTGACATGTATGCCAAAGATGGTAAAATTCGTGAAGCTCAAACAGTGTTTGAATGCTTGCCAGAAAGAGATGTAGTTTCTTGTACTGCTATAATCTCTGGATATGCACAACTTGGTTTGGATGAAGAGGCATTGGAGCTATTTCGCCGTTTGCAAGGGGAAGGAATGCAATCAAATTATGTTACTTATACTTGTGTTATAACTGCGCTTTCTGGGCTTGCTGCTCTAGATCTCGGAAAACAGATGCACAACCATGTTCTTCGCTCTGAAATTCCCTCATTTGTGGTTCTCCAAAACTCATTGATTGACATGTACTCAAAATGTGGAAATCTCACTTACTCAAGAAGGATATTTAACACCATGTATGAGAGAACTGTTATGTCTTGGAATGCAATGCTTGTTGGGTATAGCAAACATGGAGAGGGAAGAGAAGTGCTTGAGCTTTTTACTTtaatgagaaaagaaaacaaagtcAAGCCCGACAGTGTCACAATTTTGGCTGTCTTATCTGGTTGCAGTCACGGAGGACTGGAAGACAGGGGACTGAATATTTTTCAGGAGATGACCAGTGGAAATTTTGGAGTTTTGCCAATGATGGAGCACTATGGGTGTGTTGTTGATTTGCTTGGTCGTTCTGGTAGAGTAGAAGAAGCTTttgaattcattaaaaaaatgccTTTTGAACCAACAGCTGCTATATGGGGTTCCCTTTTAGGTGCTTGCAGGGTACACTCAAATGTTGACATTGGTGAATTTGCAGGTCATCAACTTCTCGAAATTGAGCCTGGAAATGCTGGGAATTATGTTAATCTGTCTAATTTATATGCGTTGGCAGGAAGATGGGAAGATGTAAGATCACTAAGGGACCTCATGTTGAAGAAGACAGTAACAAAAGAGCCCGGAAGAAGCTGGATTGAGCTTGATCAGGTACTTCATACTTTCCGCGCAAGTGATCGCTCTCATCCAAGACGAGAAGAGATATGTGTGAAAGTGAAGGAATTATCAGTTAAGTTTAAAGAGGTTGGTTACGTTCCTGATTTGAGTTGTGTTTTACATGATGTGGATGAAGAGCAGAAGGAGAAGATACTTCTAGGCCACAGTGAAAAGTTGGCTTTGTCTTTTGGTCTAATTGCTACACCTGAAAGTGTTCCAATTCGTGTCATAAAAAATCTGCGTATTTGTGTTGATTGCCATAACTTTGCTAAATATATCTCAAAAGTCTATAGCAGAGAAGTGTCTTTACGGGACAAAAATCGGTTTCATCGAATTGTCGAAGGGAAATGTTCCTGTGGAGATTACTGGTAA